One genomic window of Ottowia oryzae includes the following:
- a CDS encoding 3-hydroxyacyl-CoA dehydrogenase, which translates to MSTSAPLFTTVGIVGTGAMGRGIAQIAAQAGSTVVLFDTQAAAVEKAREALGAQWNKLVEKGRLTPEQATAQKERLKAAATLADLAGCDLVVEAVVERLDVKKSLFAELEDIVAPTAVLATNTSSLSVTAIAAGLKRPQQFAGYHFFNPVPLMKVVEVIAGLKTSPDVCRQLADYARQMGHTPVQAGDTPGFIVNHAGRGYGTEALRIVSEGVTDFATIDRILKDQVGFKLGPFELMDLTALDVSHPVMESIYRQYYEEPRFRPSVITAQRLAGGVLGKKVGDGFYSYVDGAAQIAPEPPVPVVAEMPPVWVSTRAARRAELYQLLKDLGAKIETGQSPSPQALTLVAPLGFDVTTVAVVERLDPARTVGIDMLIDDSATKRRVLATNPATRADMRDAAHALFARDGKPVSVIRDSGGFVTQRVVATIINIAADMCQQRVCTPKDLETAVTLGLGYPLGPLAMGDKFGPTNVLEVLFNLQTVYGDPRYRPSPWLRRRGAIGLSLMHEEE; encoded by the coding sequence ATGAGCACTTCAGCCCCCCTCTTCACCACCGTCGGCATCGTCGGCACCGGCGCCATGGGCCGCGGCATCGCCCAGATTGCGGCGCAGGCCGGCAGCACCGTCGTTCTTTTTGACACCCAGGCCGCCGCCGTCGAAAAAGCGCGCGAAGCGCTGGGCGCGCAGTGGAACAAGCTGGTTGAAAAAGGCCGCCTGACGCCCGAGCAGGCCACCGCGCAGAAAGAGCGCCTGAAGGCCGCCGCCACGCTGGCCGACCTGGCCGGGTGCGACCTGGTGGTCGAAGCAGTGGTCGAGCGGCTGGACGTCAAGAAGAGCCTGTTCGCCGAGTTGGAAGACATCGTGGCGCCCACCGCCGTGCTGGCCACCAACACCTCGTCGCTGTCGGTGACGGCCATTGCGGCGGGGCTGAAGCGCCCGCAGCAGTTTGCCGGCTACCACTTCTTCAACCCGGTGCCGCTGATGAAGGTGGTGGAAGTGATCGCCGGGCTGAAAACCTCGCCCGACGTGTGCCGCCAGCTGGCCGACTACGCGCGCCAGATGGGCCACACCCCGGTGCAGGCGGGCGACACGCCTGGCTTCATCGTTAACCACGCCGGGCGCGGCTACGGCACCGAGGCGCTGCGCATCGTCAGCGAAGGCGTGACCGATTTCGCCACGATCGACCGCATCCTGAAAGACCAGGTGGGCTTCAAGCTGGGCCCGTTCGAGCTGATGGATTTGACCGCGCTGGACGTGTCGCACCCGGTGATGGAATCCATCTACCGCCAGTACTACGAAGAGCCGCGCTTTCGCCCCAGCGTGATCACCGCGCAGCGCCTGGCGGGCGGCGTGCTGGGCAAGAAGGTGGGCGACGGCTTTTACAGCTACGTCGACGGCGCCGCGCAGATCGCGCCCGAGCCTCCCGTGCCCGTGGTGGCCGAAATGCCGCCGGTGTGGGTGTCGACCCGCGCCGCGCGCCGGGCTGAGCTGTACCAGCTGCTCAAAGACCTGGGCGCGAAGATCGAGACGGGCCAATCGCCCTCGCCCCAGGCGCTGACGCTGGTAGCGCCGCTGGGCTTTGACGTGACCACCGTCGCCGTGGTGGAGCGGCTGGACCCGGCGCGCACCGTGGGCATCGACATGCTGATCGACGACAGCGCCACCAAGCGCCGCGTGCTGGCCACCAACCCGGCCACGCGCGCCGACATGCGCGACGCCGCGCACGCGCTGTTCGCGCGCGATGGCAAGCCCGTCAGCGTGATCCGCGATTCGGGCGGCTTTGTCACCCAGCGCGTGGTGGCCACCATCATCAACATCGCGGCGGACATGTGCCAGCAGCGCGTGTGCACGCCCAAAGACCTGGAAACCGCCGTCACCCTGGGCCTGGGCTACCCGCTGGGGCCCTTGGCCATGGGCGACAAGTTCGGCCCCACCAACGTGTTGGAAGTGCTGTTCAACCTGCAAACCGTCTACGGCGACCCGCGCTACCGCCCCAGCCCCTGGCTGCGCCGCCGCGGCGCCATCGGGCTGAGCCTGATGCACGAGGAAGAGTAA
- the adk gene encoding adenylate kinase, producing MKLILLGAPGAGKGTQAAFITQKYGIPQISTGDMLRAAVKAGTPLGLQAKGVMESGGLVSDELIINLVKERIAQPDCANGFLFDGFPRTLPQAEAMKQAGVKLDYVLEIDVPFDAIIERMSGRRSHPASGRTYHVKFNPPKAEGKDDLTGEPLVQRDDDKEETVRKRLQVYNDQTRPLVSYYSEWAGKEPSAAPKYRKISGTGSVEEITARALQALAN from the coding sequence ATGAAATTGATACTTCTGGGCGCCCCCGGCGCCGGCAAAGGCACGCAAGCGGCCTTCATCACGCAAAAGTACGGTATTCCCCAGATTTCCACCGGCGACATGCTGCGCGCCGCCGTGAAAGCGGGCACCCCGCTGGGCTTGCAAGCCAAGGGCGTCATGGAATCGGGCGGCCTGGTCAGCGACGAGCTGATCATCAATCTGGTCAAAGAGCGCATCGCCCAACCCGACTGCGCCAACGGCTTTCTGTTTGACGGCTTTCCGCGCACCCTTCCGCAGGCCGAAGCGATGAAGCAGGCCGGCGTGAAGCTGGACTACGTGCTGGAAATCGACGTACCCTTCGACGCCATCATCGAACGCATGAGCGGCCGCCGCAGCCACCCGGCCAGCGGCCGCACCTACCACGTCAAGTTCAACCCGCCCAAAGCCGAAGGCAAGGACGACCTGACCGGCGAGCCGCTGGTGCAGCGCGATGACGACAAGGAAGAAACCGTGCGCAAGCGCCTTCAGGTCTACAACGACCAGACCCGCCCGCTGGTCAGCTACTACAGCGAATGGGCCGGCAAAGAGCCGTCCGCCGCGCCCAAGTACCGCAAGATCAGCGGCACCGGCAGCGTCGAGGAAATCACCGCGCGCGCACTGCAGGCGCTGGCCAACTGA
- the lexA gene encoding transcriptional repressor LexA, which yields MTDSPKLTARQQQILELVQHAIARTGAPPTRAEIAAQLGFKSANAAEEHLQALARKGVIELVSGTSRGIRLKGSGRPGSARSDAFSLTLPGMAQLALPLVGRVAAGSPILAQEHVDQTYHIEPSLFVHRPDYLLRVRGMSMRDAGIMDGDLLAVQSTREARNGQIVVARLGDDVTVKRFHRQKNQIELHAENPDYPTIVVQPGEPFEIEGLAVGLIRNSMLL from the coding sequence ATGACCGACAGTCCCAAGCTCACCGCCCGCCAGCAACAGATTCTGGAGCTGGTGCAGCACGCCATCGCGCGCACGGGCGCTCCGCCTACGCGGGCCGAAATCGCCGCGCAGCTCGGCTTCAAATCCGCCAACGCGGCTGAAGAGCATTTGCAGGCGCTGGCGCGCAAGGGCGTGATCGAGCTGGTCAGCGGCACCTCGCGCGGCATTCGGCTCAAGGGCTCGGGCCGCCCCGGCTCCGCCCGCTCGGATGCCTTCAGCCTGACGCTGCCCGGCATGGCGCAACTGGCGCTGCCCTTGGTGGGCCGCGTGGCGGCGGGCTCGCCCATCCTGGCGCAAGAGCACGTCGACCAGACCTACCACATAGAACCCAGCCTGTTCGTGCACCGGCCCGACTACCTGCTGCGCGTGCGCGGCATGTCCATGCGCGACGCGGGCATCATGGATGGCGACCTGCTGGCCGTGCAGTCCACGCGCGAGGCCCGCAATGGCCAGATCGTGGTGGCGCGCCTGGGCGATGACGTCACCGTCAAGCGCTTTCACCGCCAGAAGAACCAGATCGAGCTGCACGCCGAAAACCCTGACTACCCCACCATCGTGGTGCAGCCCGGCGAACCGTTCGAGATCGAAGGCCTGGCCGTTGGCCTGATCCGCAACAGCATGCTGCTGTAG
- a CDS encoding D-2-hydroxyacid dehydrogenase family protein, translated as MNIVILDDYQDAVRKLAVATKLEPHSAKVYTNTVKGLGQLSVRLRDAEVIVLIRERTHITRQLIEKLPRLRMISQTGRVGSHVDVAACTERGIAVAEGVGSPVAPAELTWALIMAAARRLPQYIGNLKHGAWQQSGLKSASMPANFGLGTALRGRVLGIWGYGRVGQLVAGYGRAFGMQVMVWGSPESMARARHDGYATAPTREEFFALSDVLSLHLRLSDATHHMIRLADLGRMKPTALLVNTSRAELIEPDALVSALNRGRPGMAAVDVFESEPILQGHALLRLENCICTPHIGYVELDSYELYFGAAFDNVLSYLRGTPTNIVNPGALQVRR; from the coding sequence ATGAATATCGTGATCCTCGACGACTATCAGGACGCCGTGCGCAAGCTGGCCGTGGCGACCAAGCTCGAGCCCCATTCCGCCAAGGTCTATACCAACACCGTGAAGGGCCTGGGCCAGTTGTCGGTGCGGCTGCGCGATGCCGAGGTGATCGTGCTGATTCGCGAGCGCACCCATATCACCCGCCAGCTGATTGAAAAGCTGCCGCGCCTGCGCATGATTTCGCAGACCGGGCGCGTGGGCAGCCACGTGGACGTGGCGGCGTGCACCGAGCGCGGCATCGCCGTGGCCGAAGGCGTGGGCTCGCCCGTGGCGCCGGCGGAGTTGACCTGGGCGCTGATCATGGCGGCGGCGCGCCGCCTGCCGCAGTACATCGGCAACCTCAAGCACGGCGCGTGGCAGCAGTCGGGGCTGAAATCCGCCTCTATGCCCGCCAATTTCGGGTTGGGCACGGCGCTGCGCGGGCGCGTGCTGGGCATTTGGGGCTACGGCCGGGTGGGGCAGCTGGTGGCGGGCTACGGCCGCGCCTTTGGCATGCAGGTGATGGTGTGGGGGTCGCCCGAATCCATGGCGCGCGCGCGCCATGACGGCTACGCCACCGCGCCCACGCGCGAGGAGTTCTTCGCGCTGTCGGACGTGCTGTCGCTGCATCTGCGGCTGAGCGACGCCACGCACCACATGATCCGGCTCGCCGACCTGGGCCGCATGAAGCCGACGGCGCTGCTGGTCAACACCTCGCGCGCCGAACTGATCGAGCCTGACGCGCTGGTCAGCGCCCTGAACCGCGGGCGCCCCGGCATGGCCGCGGTGGACGTGTTCGAGAGCGAGCCCATCCTGCAAGGCCACGCGCTGCTGCGCCTGGAAAACTGCATCTGCACGCCGCACATCGGCTACGTGGAGCTGGACAGCTATGAGCTGTACTTCGGCGCGGCGTTCGACAACGTGCTCAGCTACCTGCGCGGCACGCCGACGAACATCGTCAACCCCGGCGCGCTGCAGGTCAGGCGCTAA
- a CDS encoding phosphotransferase, which produces MTDPNKFEGTRPVAEAHQFDTQALTAWLEKNLEGFAGPLTVEMFKGGQSNPTYKLITPGRSYVMRAKPGPVAKLLPSAHAIEREFAVMRGLHGTDVPVPRMLALCEDESVIGRAFYIMEFMQGRVLWDQSLPGMTQAQRGDIYNEMNRVIAALHTVDYKARGLENYGKPGNYFERQIGRWSKQYLASVTQPIPEMDRLIEWLPAHMPASARDDRLTSIVHGDYRLDNLMFHPTEPRALAVLDWELSTLGHPLADFSYHCMSWHIPPGTFRGIGGLNLAELGIPSEQDYIRQYCERTGFTTPEALAPDWNFYLAYNMFRIAAILQGIAKRVEAGTASSAEAKASGAGARPMAELAWGFAQKA; this is translated from the coding sequence ATGACCGATCCGAACAAGTTCGAGGGCACCCGCCCGGTTGCCGAAGCCCATCAATTCGACACGCAGGCCCTGACCGCCTGGCTTGAGAAGAACCTGGAGGGCTTCGCCGGGCCGCTGACGGTGGAGATGTTCAAGGGCGGCCAATCCAACCCCACCTACAAGCTGATCACGCCCGGGCGCAGCTACGTGATGCGCGCCAAGCCCGGCCCGGTGGCCAAGCTGCTGCCCTCGGCGCACGCCATCGAGCGCGAATTCGCCGTGATGCGCGGCCTGCACGGCACCGACGTGCCCGTGCCGCGCATGCTGGCGCTGTGCGAAGACGAATCCGTCATCGGCCGCGCCTTCTACATCATGGAATTCATGCAGGGCCGCGTGCTGTGGGACCAGTCCCTGCCCGGCATGACGCAGGCCCAGCGCGGCGACATCTACAACGAGATGAACCGCGTCATTGCCGCGCTGCACACGGTGGACTACAAGGCCCGCGGCCTTGAGAACTACGGCAAGCCCGGCAACTATTTCGAGCGCCAGATCGGCCGCTGGAGCAAGCAGTACCTGGCGTCCGTCACCCAGCCCATCCCCGAGATGGACCGGCTGATCGAATGGCTGCCGGCGCACATGCCCGCCAGCGCCCGCGACGACCGGCTGACCAGCATCGTGCACGGCGACTACCGGCTGGACAACCTGATGTTCCACCCCACCGAGCCGCGCGCGCTGGCCGTGCTCGATTGGGAGCTGTCCACGCTGGGCCACCCGCTGGCCGACTTCAGCTACCACTGCATGTCCTGGCACATCCCGCCGGGCACCTTCCGCGGCATTGGCGGGTTGAACCTGGCCGAGCTGGGCATCCCTTCCGAGCAGGACTACATCCGCCAGTACTGCGAGCGCACCGGCTTCACCACGCCCGAGGCGCTGGCGCCCGACTGGAACTTCTACCTGGCCTACAACATGTTCCGCATCGCGGCCATCCTGCAAGGCATTGCCAAGCGGGTGGAAGCGGGCACCGCCAGCAGCGCCGAGGCCAAGGCCAGCGGCGCGGGCGCCCGGCCCATGGCCGAACTGGCGTGGGGCTTTGCTCAAAAAGCATAG
- a CDS encoding acyl-CoA dehydrogenase family protein — MEFDYSPKVKEMQAKLLAFMDEHIYPNENTYHQEVAANRAKGNAWIPTKIIEELKPKARAAGLWNLFLPKSSRAPEGLSNLEYAPLCEIMGRVPWAAEVFNCSAPDTGNMETIERYGSEANKDQWLEPLLKGEIRSAFLMTEPAVASSDATNIECSMRREGDEYVINGRKWWSSGAGDPRCAVYIVMGKTDPEAPRHSQQSMILVPANSKGITVIRPLGVFGYDDAPHGHMEVELKDVRVPVGNLLKGEGQGFAIAQGRLGPGRIHHCMRSIGAAEYALELMCKRLNDRVAFGRRISEQGVWRERVAESRCMIEQARLLTLKAAYMMDTVGNKVAQAEIAMIKIVAPNMATRVIDWAIQAHGGAGVSGDFPLAYSYANQRTLRLADGPDEVHRNALAKLELAKYMAGAKPVEMPITRGS, encoded by the coding sequence ATGGAATTCGACTACAGCCCCAAGGTCAAGGAAATGCAGGCCAAGCTGCTGGCCTTCATGGATGAGCACATCTACCCGAACGAGAACACCTACCACCAGGAGGTGGCCGCCAACCGCGCCAAGGGCAACGCCTGGATTCCCACCAAGATCATCGAAGAACTCAAGCCCAAGGCCCGCGCCGCCGGCCTGTGGAACCTGTTCCTGCCCAAGTCCAGCCGCGCGCCGGAAGGCCTGTCCAACCTCGAATACGCGCCGCTGTGCGAAATCATGGGCCGCGTGCCCTGGGCAGCCGAGGTGTTCAACTGCTCGGCGCCCGACACCGGCAACATGGAAACCATCGAGCGCTATGGCTCGGAGGCCAACAAAGACCAGTGGCTGGAGCCGCTGCTCAAGGGCGAAATCCGCTCGGCCTTCCTGATGACCGAGCCGGCCGTGGCCTCGTCCGACGCCACCAACATCGAATGCTCGATGCGCCGCGAGGGGGATGAGTACGTGATCAACGGCCGCAAATGGTGGTCGTCCGGCGCGGGCGACCCACGCTGCGCCGTGTACATCGTCATGGGCAAGACCGACCCCGAGGCACCGCGCCATTCGCAGCAGTCGATGATTCTGGTGCCCGCCAACAGCAAGGGCATCACGGTGATTCGCCCGCTGGGGGTGTTCGGCTACGACGACGCGCCGCACGGCCACATGGAGGTCGAGCTGAAAGACGTGCGCGTGCCCGTGGGCAACCTGCTCAAGGGCGAGGGCCAGGGCTTTGCCATCGCACAGGGCCGCCTGGGGCCAGGCCGCATCCACCACTGCATGCGCAGCATCGGCGCGGCCGAATACGCGCTCGAGCTGATGTGCAAGCGCCTGAACGACCGCGTGGCCTTTGGCCGCCGCATTTCCGAGCAAGGCGTGTGGCGTGAGCGCGTGGCCGAATCGCGCTGCATGATCGAGCAGGCCCGCCTGCTGACGCTGAAAGCCGCCTACATGATGGACACCGTGGGCAACAAGGTGGCGCAGGCCGAGATCGCCATGATCAAGATCGTGGCGCCCAACATGGCCACCCGCGTGATCGACTGGGCCATCCAGGCGCACGGCGGCGCCGGTGTCAGCGGCGATTTCCCGCTGGCCTACAGCTACGCCAACCAGCGCACGCTGCGCCTGGCCGACGGCCCGGACGAAGTGCACCGCAACGCGCTGGCCAAGCTGGAGCTGGCCAAGTACATGGCGGGCGCCAAGCCGGTGGAGATGCCGATCACGCGCGGCAGCTGA
- a CDS encoding oxepin-CoA hydrolase, alternative type — protein MTAELRSVVDGRTMVLTIHNPEHRNALGPEMYAAGVEALNVAESNPEVRCVVIRGEGESFCAGGNLQRLQANRQKPPEVQAQSIENLHNWIEAIRAFPKPVIAAVEGPAAGAGFSLALACDLIVAARNAVFVMAYSSVALSPDGGGSWSLARALPRQLVTELLMAGERLGAQRLHELGVVNRLCDAGQALTTALAWSEHLADRAPNVLTSIKELVGEAGQQSLHEHLAMERDHFVRNLHHANGGIGIAAFLAKEKPRYE, from the coding sequence ATGACCGCCGAACTGCGCAGCGTGGTGGATGGCCGCACCATGGTGCTGACCATCCACAATCCCGAACACCGCAACGCCCTGGGCCCCGAGATGTACGCCGCGGGCGTCGAGGCGCTGAACGTGGCCGAATCCAACCCCGAGGTGCGCTGCGTCGTCATCCGCGGCGAAGGCGAATCCTTTTGCGCCGGCGGCAACCTGCAGCGGCTGCAGGCCAACCGGCAAAAGCCGCCCGAAGTGCAGGCGCAAAGCATCGAGAACCTGCACAACTGGATCGAGGCCATCCGCGCCTTTCCCAAGCCCGTCATCGCCGCCGTGGAAGGCCCGGCCGCGGGCGCCGGGTTTTCGCTGGCGCTGGCGTGCGACCTGATCGTGGCCGCACGCAACGCGGTGTTCGTCATGGCCTACAGCAGCGTGGCCCTGTCGCCCGACGGCGGTGGCAGCTGGAGCCTGGCGCGCGCCCTGCCCCGCCAGCTGGTGACCGAGCTGCTGATGGCGGGCGAGCGCCTGGGCGCCCAGCGCCTGCACGAGTTGGGCGTGGTCAACCGCCTGTGCGACGCTGGCCAGGCGCTCACCACCGCGCTGGCCTGGTCCGAACACCTGGCCGACCGCGCACCCAACGTGCTGACCAGCATCAAGGAACTGGTGGGCGAGGCGGGCCAGCAAAGCCTGCACGAACATTTGGCGATGGAGCGCGATCACTTCGTGCGCAACCTGCACCACGCCAATGGCGGCATCGGCATTGCGGCCTTTCTGGCCAAAGAAAAGCCGCGCTACGAATAA
- a CDS encoding Crp/Fnr family transcriptional regulator, whose translation MDDPILTMEEREAINTGRWFSSLSPSLRHDILRCAFVRRYQDGDLIAARGEPPDQWIACAKGAVRVSSTTLTGKQITLTYVEPGIWFGDVAIFDGDRRTHDAYAHGATTILNVARADFQKILALHPELYEALLKLQARRIRLLFGQVEDLNTLPLRARLAKQIGHLIRSYGVPSLSSHDEWRITLQLAQEELAQLLGASRQRVNQELKTMEREGVIRVEPGGLVVCDRYALQRISEADQ comes from the coding sequence ATGGACGACCCCATTCTTACTATGGAGGAACGTGAGGCGATCAACACCGGTCGCTGGTTTTCCTCCCTCTCTCCTTCGCTTCGGCACGACATACTTCGATGCGCCTTTGTCAGACGCTACCAAGACGGCGACTTGATCGCCGCCCGCGGCGAGCCACCCGATCAATGGATCGCGTGTGCCAAGGGAGCGGTGCGGGTGTCGTCCACCACGCTGACGGGCAAGCAGATCACGCTGACCTACGTCGAGCCGGGCATCTGGTTTGGCGACGTGGCGATCTTCGACGGCGACCGGCGCACGCACGATGCGTATGCGCACGGGGCCACCACCATCCTGAACGTGGCGCGTGCCGACTTCCAGAAAATTCTGGCGCTGCATCCCGAGCTGTACGAAGCGCTGCTCAAGCTGCAGGCGCGGCGCATCCGGCTGCTGTTCGGGCAGGTGGAAGACCTCAACACCTTGCCGCTGCGCGCGCGCCTGGCCAAGCAGATCGGGCACCTGATCCGCAGCTACGGCGTGCCCAGCCTGTCGTCGCACGACGAATGGCGCATCACCCTGCAGCTGGCGCAGGAAGAGCTGGCGCAGCTGCTGGGCGCATCGCGCCAGCGCGTGAACCAGGAGCTCAAGACCATGGAGCGCGAGGGCGTGATCCGGGTCGAGCCGGGCGGCCTGGTGGTGTGCGACCGCTACGCGCTGCAGCGCATCAGCGAAGCCGATCAGTAG